One Janthinobacterium sp. TB1-E2 genomic region harbors:
- a CDS encoding amidase family protein, producing MSRPVLARATAPASPMAHLLDAGVLPQQQMMQAGKLSSHALTSQYLARIRSLCSIGARAYPGIEINPDALKIALEMDRERQVHKVRGPLHGIPVVLRDNIATGDRMKTRTQAPLATHASCDSFVAARLRAAGAVIIGKSNLRQWAAVSVPHASASWAGLTILAVDSAADGSIVAPASNCGLVAIKPTGRAAGGQGGEPATAGPMAPSVREAAWLLAALSGERLADGMVFDAAGLRGRRIGVARSLFGLCAGTDALIEQALNVLREQGAELIELPPAPGPGGIDALLRSHGLDALVGPTCHGVAQPQSDLPHITVPAGVLGGLPVGLSFIGPAHGEKPLIAMAYAYEQATLHRRTPALPSSITLALRRP from the coding sequence GTGTCGCGCCCCGTACTGGCCCGTGCCACGGCGCCGGCCAGCCCCATGGCCCATCTGCTCGACGCCGGCGTCTTGCCGCAACAGCAGATGATGCAGGCAGGCAAACTCAGTTCCCATGCACTGACGTCGCAGTACCTGGCCCGCATCCGCTCCCTGTGCAGCATCGGCGCGCGCGCCTATCCCGGCATTGAAATCAATCCCGACGCCTTGAAAATTGCCCTGGAAATGGACCGCGAGCGGCAAGTGCACAAGGTGCGCGGCCCCTTGCACGGCATCCCCGTCGTCTTGCGCGACAACATCGCCACGGGTGACCGCATGAAGACGCGCACGCAGGCGCCCCTGGCCACGCACGCCAGCTGCGATTCCTTCGTGGCGGCGCGCTTGCGCGCGGCCGGCGCCGTCATCATCGGCAAAAGCAATTTGCGCCAGTGGGCGGCCGTCAGCGTGCCGCATGCCAGTGCCAGCTGGGCCGGACTCACCATCCTGGCCGTCGACAGCGCGGCGGACGGCTCCATCGTCGCGCCTGCTTCAAACTGCGGCCTGGTCGCCATCAAGCCCACGGGCAGGGCCGCTGGCGGGCAGGGTGGTGAGCCAGCCACTGCCGGACCGATGGCGCCCAGCGTGCGCGAGGCGGCCTGGCTGCTTGCCGCCTTGAGCGGCGAGCGCCTGGCCGATGGCATGGTGTTTGATGCCGCCGGCTTGCGCGGGCGCCGCATCGGCGTGGCGCGCAGCCTGTTCGGCCTGTGCGCCGGCACCGATGCCCTGATCGAGCAGGCGCTGAACGTGTTGCGCGAGCAGGGCGCGGAACTGATCGAATTGCCTCCCGCGCCCGGGCCGGGCGGCATCGACGCGCTGCTGCGCTCGCATGGCCTCGATGCGCTGGTGGGGCCGACCTGCCACGGCGTAGCGCAGCCGCAGTCCGACTTGCCGCACATCACGGTGCCTGCCGGCGTGCTCGGGGGCTTGCCGGTCGGCTTGTCCTTCATCGGTCCTGCCCACGGCGAGAAGCCGCTCATTGCGATGGCGTATGCCTACGAGCAGGCGACTTTGCACCGGCGTACGCCCGCACTGCCATCAAGCATCACCCTGGCGCTGCGCCGACCATGA
- a CDS encoding Ivy family c-type lysozyme inhibitor: MSARLLLPLFLGAAVALAAMPAQARTPRLSLIEQAQSCDGGATCPYFPDVYKADYAFRKAFNVGLKKAGLKRQRWVPDGVASPLKPVEIDGKARLLSSVCEPHNCGHRYSILYDPAARSMTGVYMGSDGKGGVRTVYFGEPSIAEAELLYKN; encoded by the coding sequence ATGTCCGCACGTTTGCTCTTGCCCCTGTTCCTGGGCGCTGCCGTGGCGCTGGCCGCCATGCCGGCGCAGGCCCGTACGCCGAGGCTGTCGCTGATCGAGCAGGCGCAAAGTTGCGACGGCGGCGCTACCTGTCCGTATTTTCCCGACGTCTACAAGGCGGACTACGCCTTTCGCAAGGCTTTTAATGTCGGCTTGAAAAAGGCGGGCCTGAAGCGGCAGCGCTGGGTGCCCGATGGCGTGGCCAGCCCGCTCAAGCCGGTCGAGATCGACGGCAAGGCGCGCCTGCTGAGCAGCGTCTGCGAACCGCACAATTGCGGCCACCGCTATTCGATTTTGTACGACCCGGCCGCGCGCAGCATGACGGGCGTGTACATGGGCAGCGATGGCAAGGGCGGCGTGCGCACCGTCTACTTCGGCGAGCCCAGCATCGCAGAAGCCGAACTGCTGTACAAGAACTGA
- a CDS encoding GNAT family N-acetyltransferase, with protein MHAPLHISSERNELDVPMIHRYLSEQSYWKRGVAIDTVRKGIANALCFGGYVDGQQVAFARVVTDYTDFAYLRDVFVLPQYQGRGYGKQMVAAVLGDARLRDVAWMLGTDDAHGLYAGFGFTPLEAPQKYMRRPAPVKLSKE; from the coding sequence ATGCACGCGCCACTGCACATTTCCAGCGAGCGCAACGAACTGGACGTGCCCATGATTCACCGCTACCTGAGCGAGCAGTCGTACTGGAAGCGCGGTGTGGCAATCGACACGGTGCGCAAGGGGATCGCCAACGCGCTGTGTTTCGGCGGCTATGTGGATGGGCAGCAAGTGGCGTTCGCCAGGGTCGTCACCGACTACACGGATTTTGCGTACCTGCGCGACGTGTTTGTGTTGCCGCAATACCAGGGGCGCGGCTATGGCAAGCAGATGGTGGCCGCCGTGCTCGGCGATGCGCGTTTGCGCGATGTCGCCTGGATGCTGGGCACCGACGATGCGCATGGCCTGTATGCTGGCTTTGGTTTTACGCCGCTGGAGGCGCCGCAAAAGTACATGCGCCGCCCGGCGCCAGTAAAATTATCAAAAGAATAG
- the aqpZ gene encoding aquaporin Z, whose translation MKQYGAEFLGTFWLVLGGCGSAVLAAAFPGLGIGFVGVALAFGLTVLTMAYAIGHISGCHLNPAVSIGLWAGGRFPANQLLPYIIAQVLGAIVAGGVLYVIASGQAGFDVSKGFASNGFGAHSPGGYSMLSALVIEIVLTMFFLIVILGATDKRAPAGFAPLPIGLALTLIHLISIPVTNTSVNPARSTGVALYVGDWATSQLWLFWLAPIIGALLGALAYRLIAGEKE comes from the coding sequence ATGAAACAATATGGCGCCGAATTTCTCGGCACGTTCTGGCTGGTACTGGGCGGTTGCGGCAGCGCCGTGCTGGCCGCGGCCTTCCCTGGTCTTGGCATCGGCTTTGTCGGCGTGGCGCTGGCGTTTGGCCTGACGGTGCTGACCATGGCTTACGCCATCGGCCACATCTCGGGCTGCCACCTGAATCCTGCCGTCTCGATCGGCCTGTGGGCAGGCGGCCGTTTCCCTGCCAATCAACTGTTGCCATACATCATCGCGCAAGTGCTGGGCGCCATCGTGGCTGGCGGCGTGCTGTACGTGATCGCCAGCGGCCAGGCCGGTTTCGATGTGAGCAAGGGCTTTGCCTCGAACGGTTTCGGCGCCCACTCGCCGGGCGGCTATTCGATGCTGTCGGCGCTGGTCATTGAAATCGTGCTGACGATGTTCTTCCTGATCGTCATCCTGGGCGCCACCGACAAGCGCGCACCGGCCGGCTTCGCCCCGCTGCCGATCGGCCTGGCGCTGACCCTGATTCACCTGATCAGCATCCCCGTCACCAATACCTCCGTCAATCCGGCCCGCAGCACGGGCGTGGCCCTGTACGTGGGCGACTGGGCGACGAGCCAGCTGTGGCTGTTCTGGCTGGCACCGATCATCGGCGCCTTGCTGGGTGCGCTGGCCTACCGCCTGATTGCCGGCGAAAAAGAGTAG
- a CDS encoding AraC family transcriptional regulator, giving the protein MYTQPLVQTHPDGVPFSRSTSSHDYQHVPRPVTAMSRQYAAGDYTAPHSHVRAQLLYATEGVMRVSTEHGVWMLPPRRALLIPVGIVHEVHILSELSMRTVYIDAQVAARYGADCKVLEVSRLLRELILALLAEPVEYALEGRGDWLAHLILSELAAADTVPLAIPWPRDRRLVAVCSAIMDAPGSRRSIEDWAQDAGASARTLIRLFPKETGLHYRQWLQQVHLAEAFCRLDRGEGVAAIAYALGYASPSAFSAMFRRILGRTPQHYLSEWRAAE; this is encoded by the coding sequence ATGTACACCCAACCCCTCGTCCAGACCCACCCCGATGGCGTGCCGTTCAGCCGCAGCACCAGCTCGCACGATTACCAGCACGTGCCGCGCCCCGTGACGGCCATGTCCCGGCAATATGCGGCGGGCGACTACACGGCGCCGCACAGCCATGTGCGGGCGCAACTGCTGTATGCGACGGAAGGCGTGATGCGCGTGTCCACCGAGCACGGCGTATGGATGTTGCCGCCGCGGCGCGCCCTGCTGATCCCCGTGGGCATCGTGCATGAAGTCCACATCTTGAGCGAACTGAGCATGCGTACCGTGTACATCGACGCACAGGTGGCGGCCCGATATGGTGCCGATTGCAAGGTGCTGGAAGTGAGCCGGCTGCTGCGCGAACTGATCCTGGCCTTGCTGGCCGAACCGGTCGAATATGCGCTAGAGGGGCGCGGCGACTGGCTGGCGCACCTGATCCTGTCGGAACTGGCGGCGGCCGATACCGTGCCCCTCGCTATCCCCTGGCCGCGCGACCGCCGCCTGGTGGCCGTCTGCTCGGCCATCATGGACGCGCCCGGCAGCCGGCGCAGCATCGAGGACTGGGCGCAGGATGCGGGCGCCAGCGCGCGCACCCTGATCCGTTTATTCCCCAAGGAAACGGGTCTGCACTACCGCCAATGGCTGCAGCAAGTCCACCTGGCCGAGGCCTTCTGCCGCCTGGACCGGGGCGAAGGCGTGGCCGCCATCGCCTATGCGCTGGGCTACGCCAGCCCCAGCGCCTTCAGCGCCATGTTCCGCCGCATCCTGGGTCGCACGCCGCAGCACTACCTGAGCGAGTGGCGCGCGGCCGAGTAA
- a CDS encoding MFS transporter — protein sequence MHTTTTAPALAKSVPAAPSLHSSQQQSGLAMHILGAVAFVHLLNDLIQALLPSIYPMLKAEFSLSFTQVGLITLTFQCTASLLQPWIGLYTDRRPLPFLLPVGMCFTLAGVLMLSVVSTFPTLLIASGLIGVGSSTFHPEASRVARMASGGRYGFAQSLFQVGGNVGSALGPLLAAAVIVNRGHGNIAWFSLLAVLAIGVLYKVSHWYSGHLASFKPKAGGHGPNLSRNKVMGALGVLALLVFSKYIYMASLSSYYTFYLIDKFHLSLGDAQLYLFLFLAAVAAGTFMGGPIGDRIGRKRVIWISILGAAPFTLLLPYVDLFWTAVLTVIIGFVISSAFSAIVVFAQELVPGKVGMIAGIFFGLMFGVSGIAAAAMGHLADVAGIAYVYKICSYLPLLGILTVLLPHIEQAKK from the coding sequence ATGCACACAACCACAACTGCTCCAGCATTGGCCAAGTCCGTGCCGGCGGCTCCTTCGCTTCATAGTTCCCAACAACAATCCGGTCTGGCCATGCACATCCTGGGCGCCGTCGCCTTCGTGCATTTGCTCAATGACTTGATCCAGGCATTATTGCCGTCGATTTATCCGATGCTGAAAGCTGAGTTTTCACTCAGTTTTACCCAGGTCGGCCTCATAACCCTGACGTTCCAGTGCACGGCTTCCTTGCTGCAACCCTGGATCGGCTTGTACACGGACCGCCGTCCGCTGCCATTCCTGCTGCCCGTCGGCATGTGCTTTACCCTGGCCGGCGTGCTGATGCTGTCCGTCGTCTCGACCTTTCCCACCTTGCTGATCGCCTCGGGCCTGATCGGCGTCGGTTCCTCGACCTTCCACCCGGAAGCGTCGCGCGTGGCGCGCATGGCCTCGGGCGGGCGCTACGGCTTTGCCCAGTCGCTGTTCCAGGTGGGCGGCAATGTCGGTTCCGCGCTGGGACCGCTGCTGGCGGCCGCCGTCATCGTCAACCGTGGCCACGGCAATATCGCCTGGTTCAGCCTGCTGGCAGTGCTGGCCATCGGCGTGCTGTACAAGGTCAGCCACTGGTATAGCGGCCACCTGGCCAGCTTCAAGCCGAAGGCGGGCGGCCACGGCCCTAATTTGTCGCGCAACAAGGTGATGGGGGCGCTGGGCGTGCTGGCCCTGCTGGTGTTTTCCAAGTACATCTACATGGCCAGCCTGTCGAGCTACTACACGTTCTACCTGATCGACAAATTCCACCTGTCGCTTGGCGATGCCCAGCTGTATTTGTTCCTGTTCCTCGCCGCCGTGGCGGCCGGCACCTTCATGGGCGGCCCCATCGGCGACCGTATCGGCCGCAAGCGCGTGATCTGGATTTCCATCCTGGGCGCCGCGCCATTTACCCTGCTGCTGCCCTACGTCGACCTGTTCTGGACGGCCGTGCTGACGGTGATCATCGGCTTCGTGATTTCATCCGCGTTTTCCGCCATCGTCGTCTTCGCGCAGGAACTGGTGCCGGGCAAGGTGGGCATGATCGCGGGGATTTTCTTTGGCCTGATGTTCGGCGTGTCCGGCATCGCCGCCGCCGCGATGGGCCACCTGGCCGACGTGGCGGGCATCGCCTATGTGTACAAAATCTGCTCCTACCTGCCGCTGCTGGGCATCCTGACGGTGCTGCTGCCGCATATCGAACAGGCGAAAAAATAA